A DNA window from Amycolatopsis sp. DSM 110486 contains the following coding sequences:
- a CDS encoding rhomboid-like protein translates to MLLRARQPVTLRDWWTHRLVGEAAPARVTLTWRAVVRSFARALPTPRSTPFTFGYLIILLGTTLVLRFADPVVTAKLLQLSSTDAHNLWRRPLVSLLSSALWLEDGGWLAYAIIFTIALAPLERRFGPGRTAIVFFSGHVLATLATEVPVMLLISGGVLPTTASRWLDIGVSYGFFTTAGALVFLLRGRPRIVALVVMELFIAAVWVFDSPGSLDSVVTVLGHACAAHFGLFYWGPRLRARRESAPAGRDT, encoded by the coding sequence ATGCTGCTGCGAGCCCGACAGCCGGTCACCCTCCGAGACTGGTGGACCCACCGGCTCGTGGGCGAGGCCGCGCCTGCCCGGGTAACGCTGACCTGGCGAGCCGTGGTCCGCAGCTTTGCGCGGGCGCTGCCGACCCCGCGGTCCACACCGTTCACGTTCGGTTACCTCATCATCCTGCTCGGCACCACGCTCGTGCTGCGCTTCGCCGACCCGGTCGTCACGGCGAAGCTGCTGCAGCTCTCCAGCACCGACGCCCACAACCTTTGGCGCCGCCCCCTCGTCTCCCTCCTCAGCAGCGCGCTGTGGCTCGAAGACGGCGGCTGGCTCGCCTACGCGATCATCTTCACCATCGCGCTCGCCCCGCTCGAACGCCGCTTCGGGCCGGGCCGCACGGCGATCGTGTTCTTCAGCGGCCACGTGCTGGCCACGCTCGCCACCGAAGTGCCCGTGATGCTGCTGATCAGCGGCGGCGTGCTGCCGACGACCGCGAGCCGCTGGCTCGACATCGGCGTGAGCTACGGCTTCTTCACCACCGCGGGCGCGCTCGTTTTCCTGCTGCGCGGCCGGCCGCGGATCGTCGCGCTGGTGGTCATGGAGCTGTTCATCGCGGCGGTCTGGGTGTTCGATTCGCCCGGCAGCCTCGATTCCGTGGTCACCGTGCTCGGCCACGCGTGCGCGGCGCACTTCGGCCTCTTCTACTGGGGCCCGCGGCTTCGCGCCCGGCGTGAATCGGCGCCTGCCGGGCGCGACACCTAG
- a CDS encoding 5-methyltetrahydropteroyltriglutamate--homocysteine S-methyltransferase produces MTPRPPFRADHVGSLLRPPVLRDARRRHTSGEITSEQLKAVEDDAIRDVIKMQKVAGLSSATDGEFRRASWHMDFIYSLGGISQSDERLHVKFHNLAGDLEFSPPGLQVDGRVRLDQPIFAEHFEFLKSHVDSGITPKLTIPSPSMIYYRGGRAAVSETVYPDLEEFFADLATAYAAQLTAMGELGCTYLQLDDTSLAYLNDPAQRELVARMGGDPDTLHLRNIQQINAALRGRTEGMSVTTHLCRGNFRSSWAASGSYEFVAEALFGELGVDGFFLEFDDERSGGFEPLRFVPPGKRVVLGLVTTKRPELEDADDLVRRIEEAARFVDIDQLCLSPQCGFSSTEEGNELTTDDQLRKLELIVSTAERVWGR; encoded by the coding sequence AGCTGAAGGCCGTCGAAGACGACGCGATCCGCGACGTGATCAAGATGCAGAAGGTCGCCGGCTTGTCCTCGGCCACCGACGGCGAGTTCCGCCGCGCGTCGTGGCACATGGACTTCATCTACTCGCTCGGCGGCATCTCGCAGAGCGACGAGCGCCTGCACGTGAAGTTCCACAACCTCGCTGGTGACCTCGAGTTCAGCCCGCCCGGCCTGCAGGTCGACGGCCGTGTGCGGCTGGACCAGCCGATCTTCGCCGAGCACTTCGAGTTCCTGAAGTCCCACGTGGACTCCGGCATCACGCCGAAGCTCACGATCCCGTCGCCGAGCATGATCTACTACCGCGGCGGCCGGGCGGCGGTGAGCGAGACCGTCTACCCGGACCTGGAGGAGTTCTTCGCCGACCTGGCCACGGCGTACGCGGCGCAGCTGACGGCGATGGGCGAGCTCGGCTGCACGTACCTGCAGCTCGACGACACCAGCCTCGCGTACCTGAACGACCCTGCGCAGCGCGAGCTCGTCGCGCGCATGGGCGGCGACCCGGACACCCTGCATCTGCGCAACATCCAGCAGATCAACGCGGCGCTGCGCGGCCGGACCGAGGGCATGAGCGTGACGACCCACCTGTGCCGCGGCAACTTCCGCTCGTCGTGGGCGGCTTCGGGCAGCTACGAGTTCGTTGCCGAGGCCCTGTTCGGCGAGCTCGGCGTCGACGGCTTCTTCCTGGAGTTCGACGACGAACGCTCCGGCGGCTTCGAGCCGCTGCGGTTCGTGCCGCCGGGAAAGCGCGTGGTGCTCGGGTTGGTGACCACGAAACGCCCCGAGCTGGAAGACGCGGACGATCTGGTGCGCCGCATCGAGGAAGCCGCGCGGTTCGTCGACATCGACCAGCTCTGCCTTTCGCCGCAGTGCGGCTTTTCCTCCACGGAGGAGGGCAACGAGCTCACCACGGACGACCAGCTGCGCAAGCTCGAACTGATCGTCTCGACCGCAGAACGAGTGTGGGGCCGGTGA
- a CDS encoding NIPSNAP family protein gives MITCVVDYVIDPAKITEFERFAQAWMRLVTREGGVHHGYFLPAEGASDEARALFSFESLAAYEQYRALFGVDPDFVAADRIRDESGCVVRYRRSFMRPLMPDDDS, from the coding sequence GTGATCACCTGCGTGGTCGACTACGTCATCGATCCCGCGAAGATCACCGAGTTCGAACGCTTCGCGCAGGCGTGGATGCGCCTGGTCACCCGCGAGGGCGGCGTGCACCACGGCTACTTCCTGCCCGCGGAGGGCGCGAGTGACGAGGCCAGGGCGTTGTTCAGCTTCGAAAGCCTCGCGGCGTACGAGCAGTACCGCGCGCTCTTCGGCGTCGACCCGGACTTCGTCGCGGCCGACCGCATCCGCGACGAATCGGGCTGCGTCGTGCGGTACCGCCGCAGCTTCATGCGCCCACTGATGCCGGACGACGACAGCTGA